From Permianibacter aggregans, a single genomic window includes:
- a CDS encoding ABC transporter substrate-binding protein has translation MRFSFLALFLTAASVAQAAPQRVVSLSLCMDEYLLALAEPEQIAGVSFLARDRQYSYHWRQAQQVNVHHGRVEEIIALNPDLILASRHETGATQRLLQRLDYPVAVFDSPQRFAEIEKLVLQLGQRLQRQARAQQLLMAMREQLDMPTPATQKKLLAVNYAPNSYVPGQQSIKHEVMQRAGLLPIAEPLQWQFDGELPLEALLQHQPDVLILETTDQRQDALAHRQLQHPALREYRRHTINIEIPTSLWLCAQPATAKAVVLLNEAIR, from the coding sequence ATGCGATTCAGCTTTCTTGCCCTTTTTCTGACCGCCGCAAGCGTTGCGCAAGCAGCGCCGCAGCGAGTGGTTTCGCTGTCGTTATGCATGGATGAGTACCTGCTGGCGCTGGCCGAACCGGAGCAGATCGCCGGCGTCAGTTTTCTCGCCCGTGACCGGCAATACAGCTATCACTGGCGGCAGGCACAACAGGTCAATGTGCATCACGGTCGGGTCGAGGAAATCATTGCACTGAACCCTGATTTGATTCTGGCTTCACGCCATGAAACGGGCGCGACACAGCGCTTGTTACAACGACTCGATTATCCGGTGGCAGTGTTTGATAGCCCGCAACGCTTTGCAGAAATCGAAAAGCTGGTTTTACAGCTTGGTCAACGCCTACAAAGACAAGCGCGCGCGCAGCAGTTGTTGATGGCTATGCGCGAACAGCTCGACATGCCGACACCGGCAACGCAAAAAAAATTACTGGCGGTCAATTACGCGCCCAATAGTTACGTGCCGGGTCAGCAATCCATCAAACACGAAGTGATGCAGCGCGCCGGTCTGCTGCCAATCGCCGAGCCGCTGCAATGGCAGTTTGATGGTGAGTTGCCATTGGAAGCGTTATTACAACATCAGCCGGATGTTCTGATTCTGGAAACCACGGATCAGCGCCAGGATGCTTTGGCGCATCGTCAATTGCAGCATCCGGCGCTGCGCGAATACCGGCGCCACACCATCAATATTGAAATCCCGACCTCACTCTGGCTTTGCGCGCAACCGGCAACGGCAAAAGCAGTTGTATTGTTAAACGAGGCAATACGATGA
- a CDS encoding FecCD family ABC transporter permease, with the protein MKIGSLYGALFAVLLLLSVWHLTTGTIPLDWSLLFYNDGNEATLQQIVFHEIRLPRTLLAASVGAVLGISGAAMQGLLRNPLAEPGLLGVSSAAALGAVLSIYYGGTLSHPLVFLSTAIIGAASAVLLMQVLAGRDASTSTVILAGVAVGAVASSGIALALNFAPNPYATAEIVYWLLGSFANRTMDEWWLAMPCMLVGSVLLWSRAPFLRALTLGERTAQSLGFAIGHERLLMVLAIAISVGAAVAVSGAIGFIGLLVPHLMRPLVAHDPGRLLPVSALTGAALMVAIDIAVQVLAPGRELKLGVLTALLGAPFFFYLVIRERRALW; encoded by the coding sequence ATGAAGATCGGGTCGTTGTATGGCGCGTTGTTCGCGGTGTTATTGCTGCTCAGTGTTTGGCATTTGACGACCGGCACCATACCGCTCGATTGGTCATTGCTGTTTTACAACGATGGCAATGAAGCAACGCTGCAACAGATTGTTTTTCATGAAATCCGTTTGCCACGCACGCTGCTGGCCGCCAGTGTTGGTGCAGTGCTCGGCATCAGCGGCGCGGCAATGCAGGGCTTGCTGCGCAATCCATTGGCTGAACCGGGTTTGCTCGGTGTCAGCAGTGCCGCGGCATTGGGTGCCGTGCTGTCGATTTATTACGGCGGCACGCTTTCACATCCATTGGTGTTTTTGAGCACAGCGATTATCGGTGCCGCGTCAGCGGTATTGCTGATGCAAGTGCTGGCCGGTCGTGATGCCTCAACGAGCACAGTGATTCTTGCTGGCGTTGCAGTGGGCGCCGTTGCGTCATCGGGCATTGCACTGGCACTTAATTTTGCGCCGAACCCATACGCCACCGCCGAAATTGTCTACTGGCTGCTGGGTTCGTTTGCCAATCGAACAATGGATGAGTGGTGGCTGGCCATGCCGTGCATGCTCGTTGGCAGCGTCTTGTTGTGGTCACGAGCGCCATTCTTGCGAGCGCTGACACTCGGTGAACGCACCGCTCAGAGCCTTGGTTTTGCCATTGGCCATGAACGCCTGTTGATGGTGCTGGCGATTGCGATTTCCGTCGGTGCCGCGGTGGCGGTCAGTGGCGCCATTGGTTTTATCGGATTATTGGTTCCACATTTAATGCGGCCATTGGTTGCTCATGATCCGGGTCGTTTGTTGCCGGTGTCAGCGTTGACGGGTGCGGCGCTAATGGTGGCAATCGACATTGCCGTGCAGGTGTTGGCGCCGGGGCGAGAATTGAAACTCGGTGTGCTGACGGCGCTGCTCGGTGCGCCGTTTTTCTTTTATTTGGTGATCAGGGAGCGACGCGCGTTATGGTGA
- a CDS encoding ABC transporter ATP-binding protein, which produces MVKLIANNVSVAYRQQAVLHDVSLSVSGGELIGLLGPNGAGKSTLLNSLGGLQVFSEGDIRLNDQSLLDYSPRQRARLLSYLPQSAQAYWPMPVRELVRLGRLPHRQWRFRSEEDHRLVEQALHDTDLLALAERPFTELSGGEQMRVMLARMLATDAPLWLADEPVAMLDWFHQWQAMSVFQRHTWQGGAVMVALHDINLAAHFCTRLVLLKGGRVIADGSVEQVLTGERFADVYRMQVSILKHPAGLTVLPERML; this is translated from the coding sequence ATGGTGAAGCTCATCGCCAACAATGTGTCCGTTGCTTATCGCCAGCAGGCGGTGCTTCATGATGTTTCGTTATCGGTCAGTGGTGGCGAACTCATTGGCCTGCTTGGTCCCAATGGTGCCGGTAAAAGCACACTGCTGAATTCGCTGGGCGGATTACAGGTGTTCAGCGAAGGCGACATACGGCTTAACGATCAGAGCCTTCTTGATTACTCGCCACGACAACGCGCCCGGTTGCTGAGCTATCTGCCGCAGTCGGCACAGGCATATTGGCCGATGCCGGTACGGGAACTGGTGCGTCTAGGCCGACTACCGCATCGACAATGGCGATTCCGCTCCGAAGAGGACCACCGTTTGGTTGAGCAAGCGCTGCACGATACGGACTTGCTGGCGCTGGCCGAGCGCCCCTTTACTGAGCTGTCCGGCGGCGAACAGATGCGGGTGATGCTGGCCCGGATGCTGGCGACCGATGCACCGCTGTGGCTGGCCGATGAGCCGGTGGCGATGCTGGACTGGTTCCATCAATGGCAGGCGATGAGTGTGTTTCAGCGCCATACCTGGCAGGGCGGGGCGGTCATGGTCGCGCTGCACGACATCAACCTGGCGGCGCATTTCTGCACTCGTTTGGTATTGCTTAAGGGGGGTCGGGTGATCGCCGATGGTTCGGTCGAGCAGGTGTTGACCGGTGAACGATTCGCCGATGTCTATCGAATGCAGGTCAGCATCCTGAAACATCCCGCTGGATTGACCGTGCTGCCGGAACGCATGCTTTGA
- the metE gene encoding 5-methyltetrahydropteroyltriglutamate--homocysteine S-methyltransferase, translating to MSVAHVLGYPRIGAKRELKFALEKYWRGELSENDLQAVAAALRKSHWQAQKDAGLDYVTVGDFSFYDQVLDTTQWLGALPERCIDQGSSALDNYFRAARGAAPTGKATTASELTKWFDTNYHYLVPELHADQSFHLQAEQLLGQINEALAQGHKVKPVILGPISYLYLAKTTDNSDKLALLGKLIPVYRQLLQAIEQTGCKWIQIDEPALVFELDNRWQEAFRITYKHLQDYQIRILLATYFDRVDHHLPLLQSVAVDGLHVDAVRGADTVQQIIDAWPKERVLSLGVIDGRNIWRNDLRASLQVLKTAQQKFNGRLWVSASSSLQHVPVDLTHEQKLPSEQRQWLAFARQKLDEIVTLSRALAEGVEAVESQLSESDQVIASRRHSPQTHRAAVRARHAAVNENDAKRHLPYNKRAALQRAALELPAFPTTTIGSFPQTPEIRALRAGWKKGQISEQEYRQGIRAQIADHIQRQEALGLDVLVHGEAERNDMVEYFGEQLEGFLFTENGWVQSYGSRCVKPPVIFGDVERKASITVDWAVYAQSLTEKPVKGMLTGPVTILCWSFNRDDLSRQAQCEQIALALRDEVLDLEKAGITIIQIDEPAIREGLPLRKGEQGAYLDWAVNAFKLATSGVADTTQIHTHMCYSEFNEIIDSIAALDADVITIETSRSHMELLQAFRDFAYPNEIGPGVYDIHSPVVPTTEQIEVLLEKALQHIPQERLWVNPDCGLKTRAWPETERALQAMVQAAKRLRAKHQPAAVA from the coding sequence ATGAGCGTTGCCCACGTACTCGGCTATCCACGGATTGGCGCGAAACGGGAATTGAAATTTGCCCTGGAAAAATACTGGCGTGGTGAGCTCAGTGAAAACGATTTGCAGGCCGTGGCAGCGGCGTTGCGCAAGTCACATTGGCAAGCGCAAAAGGATGCAGGTCTTGATTACGTTACCGTCGGCGATTTTTCTTTTTATGATCAAGTGCTGGACACCACACAATGGTTAGGTGCGTTACCTGAGCGTTGCATCGATCAAGGCAGCAGTGCGCTCGATAATTATTTCCGTGCAGCCCGCGGTGCAGCGCCAACCGGCAAAGCGACCACGGCTAGCGAGTTGACCAAATGGTTCGATACCAATTATCACTATCTGGTGCCTGAACTGCATGCCGATCAATCGTTCCATCTTCAGGCTGAGCAGCTGCTTGGCCAAATCAATGAGGCCCTGGCGCAGGGCCACAAGGTCAAGCCGGTTATTCTCGGACCGATCAGCTATTTGTACCTGGCAAAAACCACTGACAACAGCGACAAGCTGGCGCTGCTCGGAAAGCTGATTCCGGTATACCGCCAACTGCTGCAAGCGATCGAGCAGACGGGTTGCAAATGGATTCAAATCGACGAGCCGGCGCTGGTATTCGAGCTCGATAACCGTTGGCAGGAAGCGTTCCGGATTACCTATAAGCATCTGCAGGATTACCAGATCCGTATTTTGCTGGCGACCTACTTTGATCGCGTCGATCATCATCTGCCGCTGTTGCAGTCAGTGGCGGTGGACGGCTTGCACGTCGATGCCGTACGTGGCGCAGACACCGTGCAGCAAATTATTGATGCCTGGCCAAAAGAGCGGGTGCTGTCGCTCGGCGTCATCGATGGTCGCAATATCTGGCGCAATGATTTGCGTGCCTCGCTGCAAGTGCTGAAAACCGCACAGCAGAAATTCAATGGCAGGCTTTGGGTGTCAGCATCGAGTTCGCTGCAGCATGTGCCGGTCGATTTGACACACGAACAAAAATTGCCGAGTGAGCAGAGGCAGTGGTTGGCATTCGCTCGTCAAAAGCTTGATGAAATCGTTACGCTGAGCAGGGCGCTCGCCGAAGGTGTGGAAGCGGTCGAATCACAACTGAGCGAAAGTGATCAAGTGATTGCCTCCCGTCGTCATTCGCCGCAAACCCATCGAGCCGCAGTTCGTGCCCGTCACGCGGCGGTCAATGAGAATGATGCCAAACGTCATTTGCCTTATAACAAACGTGCAGCCTTGCAACGCGCGGCGCTGGAGTTACCGGCATTTCCCACGACGACCATCGGCTCATTTCCGCAAACACCGGAAATTCGTGCACTACGTGCAGGCTGGAAAAAAGGCCAGATCAGTGAGCAGGAATATCGGCAGGGCATACGCGCCCAGATCGCCGATCATATTCAACGCCAGGAAGCGCTGGGGCTCGATGTGTTGGTACACGGCGAAGCCGAGCGCAATGACATGGTCGAGTATTTCGGCGAACAACTCGAAGGCTTTTTGTTCACGGAAAACGGTTGGGTGCAAAGCTATGGTTCGCGCTGCGTCAAGCCACCGGTCATTTTTGGCGACGTCGAACGTAAGGCCTCGATTACCGTTGATTGGGCCGTGTACGCGCAATCGTTGACGGAAAAGCCGGTAAAAGGCATGTTGACCGGTCCGGTAACGATTCTTTGCTGGTCATTCAATCGCGACGATTTGTCACGTCAGGCACAGTGCGAGCAAATAGCGCTGGCGCTGCGCGATGAAGTGCTCGATTTGGAAAAAGCTGGCATCACGATTATCCAGATCGATGAACCGGCGATTCGCGAAGGCTTGCCACTGCGCAAAGGCGAGCAGGGTGCTTATCTCGATTGGGCCGTCAACGCGTTCAAGTTGGCTACCTCCGGCGTTGCTGACACCACGCAAATCCATACCCATATGTGTTACTCGGAATTCAACGAGATTATCGACTCGATTGCCGCACTCGATGCCGACGTCATCACCATCGAGACTTCGCGTTCGCATATGGAGTTGCTGCAGGCATTCCGTGATTTTGCTTACCCGAACGAAATCGGCCCTGGCGTTTACGACATTCATTCGCCGGTAGTACCGACAACCGAGCAAATCGAAGTGTTATTGGAAAAGGCCTTGCAACATATTCCACAAGAACGGCTGTGGGTGAACCCCGATTGCGGTTTGAAAACGCGCGCCTGGCCGGAAACCGAGCGAGCATTGCAGGCGATGGTGCAGGCAGCAAAACGCTTGCGTGCAAAGCATCAACCGGCGGCGGTGGCCTGA
- the metF gene encoding methylenetetrahydrofolate reductase: MGLTAARLLETLNRQWEKVEDRLNVSFEFFPPNSPEMADTLWQSVVKLAKFKPQFVSVTYGANRSTRDRTHAVIERLVQETDLTPVPHLTCIDASREEIADIVSRYRQLGVNHIVALRGDLPASATQTGGDFQYASDLVAFLRQQGVEKISVAAYPEVHPEARSARHDLDNLKRKVDAGATDIITQFFFDNCAFLRFRDRCRSAGIELPITPGILPVSNYRQVERFASGCGTRVPSWMGHLYEGLDDDPETRRLIGASLALEQVKLLINEGVADFHFYTLNRAELSYAICHALRLVGLPGRHAAPQLASV; the protein is encoded by the coding sequence ATGGGCTTGACGGCCGCGCGGTTGTTGGAAACGCTGAATCGCCAGTGGGAGAAAGTGGAAGATCGTTTGAACGTATCGTTCGAATTTTTTCCGCCGAATTCGCCAGAGATGGCCGATACGCTGTGGCAATCGGTCGTCAAGCTCGCCAAGTTCAAACCACAGTTTGTGTCAGTGACTTATGGCGCCAACCGCTCAACCCGTGATCGGACGCATGCGGTCATTGAGCGCTTGGTACAGGAAACCGATTTAACGCCGGTGCCGCATCTGACCTGCATCGATGCCAGTCGTGAGGAAATTGCTGACATCGTCAGCCGCTATCGTCAGCTAGGCGTCAATCATATCGTTGCGCTGCGTGGTGACTTGCCGGCGAGTGCAACACAGACGGGTGGTGATTTTCAGTACGCTTCCGATCTGGTGGCTTTCCTCCGGCAGCAAGGCGTTGAGAAAATTTCCGTTGCCGCCTATCCCGAAGTGCATCCGGAAGCGCGCAGTGCCCGTCATGATTTGGATAACCTGAAACGCAAAGTTGACGCGGGCGCCACCGACATCATCACCCAATTCTTTTTCGACAACTGCGCGTTTTTGCGTTTTCGTGACCGTTGTCGTTCGGCAGGCATTGAGTTGCCGATCACGCCGGGAATTCTGCCGGTCAGCAATTACCGGCAGGTTGAGCGCTTTGCCTCCGGCTGCGGCACGCGAGTGCCGAGCTGGATGGGGCATCTATACGAAGGCTTGGATGATGATCCGGAGACGCGGCGCCTGATCGGCGCCAGTCTGGCGTTGGAACAGGTCAAGTTGCTAATCAATGAAGGTGTTGCCGATTTTCATTTCTATACGCTGAACCGAGCTGAGCTCTCTTACGCGATTTGCCATGCGCTGCGCCTTGTAGGCTTGCCCGGTCGACATGCTGCCCCCCAGTTGGCCTCGGTCTGA
- a CDS encoding DedA family protein — translation MPLIDFILHIDAHLLAMTQQYGVWIYAILFAIVFAETGLVVTPFLPGDSLLFAVGAIAALGGLDPWLAGGLIALAAFLGDNTNYFFGRWMGPRVFREDSRWLNRAYLVKTQAYYDRWGPQTVIIARFLPIIRTFAPFVAGVGNMPYRRFIGFSSLGSLLWVPSFIGLGYLFGNMPAVKKHFSLVVLAIIVISVMPAVIAVLNEWNKKRRAAQISEG, via the coding sequence GTGCCGCTGATTGATTTTATCCTTCATATTGACGCCCACCTGCTGGCGATGACCCAGCAATATGGCGTCTGGATCTATGCCATTCTGTTCGCGATTGTGTTCGCCGAAACCGGTTTGGTCGTTACGCCATTTCTGCCAGGTGATTCTTTGTTGTTCGCCGTTGGTGCCATTGCCGCGCTCGGTGGTTTGGACCCGTGGTTGGCCGGCGGTTTGATCGCGCTGGCGGCATTTCTTGGCGACAACACCAATTACTTTTTCGGTCGCTGGATGGGGCCGCGCGTCTTTCGCGAAGACTCGCGTTGGCTGAATCGTGCCTATTTGGTCAAAACCCAGGCCTATTATGATCGCTGGGGCCCGCAAACCGTCATCATCGCGCGCTTTTTGCCGATCATTCGCACCTTTGCGCCATTCGTAGCCGGTGTCGGCAATATGCCGTATCGTCGCTTTATCGGTTTCAGTTCGCTTGGTTCGTTGCTGTGGGTGCCATCCTTTATCGGCTTGGGTTATCTGTTCGGCAATATGCCGGCCGTGAAAAAACATTTTTCGCTGGTAGTGTTGGCGATCATCGTGATCTCCGTTATGCCGGCGGTCATCGCTGTACTCAATGAATGGAACAAGAAACGACGAGCCGCCCAAATCAGCGAAGGATAG
- a CDS encoding SAM-dependent methyltransferase gives MNTGNRQGRLTIVGAGLQPGQMTLEAESHIRAADVVLLILPTALAAHHVISLNDNFINLLDLYENRTRPETYKAMAEAIVEQVHQGRNTCVVAYGHPGVFVTPTHAVMRQLQEQGYSVRMLPGISAEACLIADLGVDPAEHGWQSFEATSFLFTQQSVAPTAALILWQVGLTGEVSLKRFVPGERGIDALITCLQQWYPADHRVCVYEAPISPLEQARKEWVALDELNTVQFKEYSTLYVPPVHRATLIDSRLEWLALNKSDLKGFEAVPAAPLSPWQNNN, from the coding sequence ATGAATACGGGTAACAGGCAAGGCCGATTGACAATAGTGGGCGCAGGATTGCAGCCCGGACAAATGACGCTGGAAGCGGAGAGTCATATTCGTGCCGCCGACGTCGTATTGCTGATTTTACCCACCGCGCTTGCTGCTCATCATGTCATCAGTCTGAATGACAACTTCATCAACCTGCTCGATCTCTACGAAAACCGTACCCGCCCTGAAACCTATAAAGCGATGGCTGAGGCGATTGTCGAGCAGGTACATCAGGGTCGTAACACCTGTGTAGTGGCATACGGTCATCCTGGCGTGTTCGTGACGCCAACTCATGCGGTCATGCGCCAATTACAAGAACAAGGCTATTCGGTACGCATGTTGCCGGGCATCTCCGCCGAAGCCTGTCTCATTGCAGATCTCGGTGTCGACCCGGCTGAACACGGCTGGCAGAGTTTCGAGGCCACCTCATTTCTCTTCACCCAGCAATCCGTTGCGCCAACGGCAGCGTTGATTCTTTGGCAGGTCGGTTTGACCGGTGAAGTGTCGCTGAAACGATTTGTGCCGGGTGAGCGCGGCATTGATGCGCTGATCACCTGCCTGCAGCAATGGTACCCAGCCGATCATCGTGTCTGCGTTTACGAAGCGCCGATATCGCCGCTGGAACAAGCCCGTAAGGAGTGGGTGGCTCTGGATGAGCTGAATACCGTCCAATTCAAAGAGTACAGTACGCTCTATGTCCCGCCCGTTCATCGTGCGACCTTGATCGATTCGCGTCTGGAATGGTTGGCATTGAATAAATCCGATTTAAAAGGGTTTGAGGCGGTGCCGGCAGCACCGCTTTCACCGTGGCAAAACAACAACTGA
- a CDS encoding ATP-binding protein — protein sequence MKSVQFLLMLVVWIGAVSAKADADVDQRKALDLYQQVLERSFSAPTETIANASEFYALEHVLSDQDMKAMVRSEEAYAWFIAGKTMEALDKAQKALHYAEQQQSMRAMARARMVIGNCFYIFSVNDKALENYLMAETLFHSLDDKAGLLKVYNNIGNVFRAIQSADRSLEYYNKLRDLAEQLDDPITVANAYQGLGNAYVLAGSSQMAEDSWLKAEHIYLQHAEHPDVLSYRVLLYGSMTEHFIEKNNYEKALEISAQRLSLTEQDEVKVWQGEALRIHGRILMLRGDYQGAKLHLNRAEYLAGLVNNPSLGLVYRDQSQLLRQEGQYKKALEYAEKHRQFAETSYSHAAAMRTSIIEAAFQSEKKQREIDNLAAQNEIQKMQVEQHKYMVLLSIGVAFVILGLMAFWFYRARANARLKEQRQLNAKLMELDKVKTRILANTSHELRTPLNGIVGLSELLLLAELSEDERHHVQMIADCGRSLSAVVDDLLTYASLPERSTPERCEVLALRPLVEELATLHGSGIQRHGVRFINQIHDDVPKVLATPYRVKQILTNLIGNAMKFTTAGSIHLSAEQQGDFLKVSVKDTGIGIPSDKLEVIFEAFAQVDNSASRSYPGVGLGLTIVKELVERHGGKIGVESELGIGSIFWFTLPLAKQQAYAEPVSVPARV from the coding sequence GTGAAAAGCGTTCAGTTTCTGCTAATGCTGGTAGTCTGGATTGGCGCCGTATCAGCGAAGGCTGATGCGGACGTTGATCAACGCAAGGCATTGGATCTTTATCAGCAAGTACTGGAACGCTCTTTCTCTGCACCTACAGAGACGATTGCCAATGCAAGCGAATTTTACGCTTTGGAGCATGTGCTTTCAGATCAGGATATGAAAGCAATGGTCCGTAGCGAAGAAGCATACGCATGGTTTATCGCCGGAAAAACCATGGAGGCGCTCGACAAAGCACAGAAAGCCCTTCACTACGCTGAGCAACAACAAAGTATGCGAGCGATGGCTAGAGCTCGAATGGTAATTGGCAATTGCTTCTACATTTTTTCCGTTAATGACAAAGCGCTTGAAAATTACTTGATGGCCGAAACGTTGTTTCATAGTTTGGATGACAAGGCAGGTCTGTTAAAAGTTTACAACAATATTGGTAATGTTTTTAGAGCAATTCAAAGCGCCGATCGTAGTTTAGAGTACTACAACAAGCTTCGGGACTTGGCTGAGCAATTGGATGACCCCATAACGGTCGCTAACGCGTATCAAGGACTCGGGAATGCCTACGTATTGGCTGGATCTTCGCAAATGGCGGAAGATTCTTGGCTCAAAGCTGAGCATATCTATCTTCAACATGCTGAACATCCCGATGTGCTTTCCTATCGGGTTCTGCTTTATGGCTCAATGACCGAACATTTCATTGAAAAAAATAACTACGAAAAAGCACTTGAGATTAGCGCCCAACGACTCAGTCTGACTGAACAAGACGAAGTGAAGGTTTGGCAAGGAGAGGCGTTGCGCATTCATGGAAGAATTTTGATGCTGCGTGGCGATTATCAAGGCGCAAAATTGCATCTGAATCGAGCGGAATACCTTGCTGGCTTAGTCAACAACCCATCCCTGGGATTGGTGTATCGCGATCAGTCACAACTGCTTCGCCAAGAGGGGCAATACAAAAAAGCACTGGAGTACGCCGAAAAACATCGGCAATTTGCCGAAACAAGCTACTCCCATGCAGCAGCGATGCGAACGAGCATAATAGAAGCTGCATTTCAGAGTGAAAAGAAACAGCGTGAAATCGACAACCTAGCTGCGCAAAACGAAATCCAGAAAATGCAGGTTGAGCAGCACAAGTACATGGTGTTACTGTCAATCGGTGTTGCGTTTGTTATTCTCGGGTTGATGGCATTTTGGTTTTACCGTGCCAGAGCCAATGCCCGTCTGAAAGAGCAGCGTCAACTTAACGCTAAATTGATGGAGCTGGATAAGGTTAAAACCAGGATTTTAGCCAATACTTCACACGAACTGCGCACGCCATTGAACGGTATTGTTGGATTGTCAGAGTTACTGTTGTTGGCTGAGCTGTCTGAAGACGAGAGACATCATGTGCAGATGATCGCTGACTGTGGACGAAGTTTATCGGCGGTCGTCGATGATCTGTTGACCTATGCCTCGCTGCCTGAGCGTTCAACGCCGGAGCGCTGTGAAGTGTTAGCCCTGCGGCCGTTGGTTGAGGAGTTGGCGACATTGCATGGTTCTGGCATTCAGCGTCACGGCGTTCGATTTATCAATCAAATTCATGACGATGTTCCAAAGGTGCTGGCGACACCGTACCGGGTCAAACAAATACTGACTAATTTAATTGGCAATGCTATGAAATTCACAACGGCGGGCAGCATTCATTTATCAGCTGAGCAGCAAGGTGACTTTCTGAAAGTGAGTGTCAAAGATACTGGTATCGGAATTCCTTCCGATAAACTTGAAGTCATTTTTGAAGCGTTTGCTCAGGTGGACAACTCGGCTAGTCGCAGTTATCCCGGGGTTGGTCTAGGGTTGACGATAGTCAAGGAGTTGGTTGAGCGCCACGGCGGCAAAATTGGCGTTGAGTCAGAATTGGGTATTGGCAGCATTTTTTGGTTTACCTTGCCACTCGCCAAACAGCAAGCGTACGCCGAGCCGGTTTCGGTACCGGCTCGGGTTTAA
- the metB gene encoding cystathionine gamma-synthase, giving the protein MRRARPSTRLVRSGLETDSQHGAVIPPIYLSSNYRFPEFGVPGRYDYTRSGNPTRDLLGEALADLEGGFGGIVTATGMAAVTLVLQLLTPQDLVFAPHDCYGGTYRLLSRFQQRQVVNAEFHNQLEAEFLEKIRVRKPKLVWIETPSNPLLRIADIQAIAEAAKQVNALVVVDNTFLSPVLQQPLALGADLVIHSTTKYINGHSDVVGGAVIAKTAELFEQIKFWANCLGLTASPFDSYLTLRGLRTLEARMSVHLANTEAVTEVLSHHQAVCKVHYPGLPSHPGHELAAKQQTDFGAMLSFELQDSDEVQLFLQHLQHFSLAESLGGVESLVAHPATMTHAAMDAEARRRAGISDGLLRLSIGIEDAEDLCGALEDALDVVFETREFARRKTRQVLNT; this is encoded by the coding sequence GTGAGAAGAGCACGACCATCAACCCGCCTGGTTCGCAGTGGCCTGGAAACCGACAGCCAACACGGTGCCGTCATTCCGCCTATATACCTGAGCAGCAATTATCGCTTTCCGGAATTCGGCGTGCCCGGCCGTTATGACTACACTCGTTCTGGCAACCCCACTCGCGATTTGCTCGGCGAAGCCTTGGCCGATCTGGAAGGCGGATTTGGCGGCATTGTCACTGCCACCGGCATGGCCGCCGTGACATTGGTTTTGCAATTACTGACGCCGCAAGATCTGGTGTTCGCACCACACGACTGTTATGGCGGCACCTATCGATTGCTGAGCCGTTTCCAACAACGGCAAGTGGTCAATGCCGAGTTCCACAACCAGCTTGAGGCGGAGTTTCTGGAAAAAATCCGCGTGCGCAAACCGAAACTCGTGTGGATCGAAACGCCGTCAAATCCCTTGCTGCGCATCGCCGACATTCAGGCCATTGCCGAAGCCGCCAAACAGGTCAATGCCCTCGTTGTCGTCGACAACACCTTCCTGTCGCCAGTGCTGCAACAACCACTGGCACTAGGCGCCGACTTGGTCATTCACTCGACGACCAAATACATCAATGGCCATAGCGATGTCGTTGGCGGTGCCGTGATTGCGAAAACTGCAGAGCTTTTTGAGCAAATCAAGTTCTGGGCAAACTGTCTTGGCTTGACGGCGTCGCCTTTTGATTCGTATTTGACGCTGCGCGGCTTGCGTACACTGGAAGCGCGGATGTCGGTGCATCTGGCCAACACCGAAGCGGTAACGGAAGTACTGAGCCATCACCAGGCGGTGTGCAAAGTGCACTACCCTGGCCTACCTTCGCATCCTGGCCATGAGCTAGCTGCGAAACAACAAACCGATTTTGGAGCAATGCTGAGTTTCGAGTTGCAGGACAGCGATGAAGTACAACTGTTTTTGCAGCATTTACAGCACTTCTCACTAGCTGAGTCGCTGGGAGGTGTCGAAAGTCTGGTTGCTCATCCAGCGACGATGACGCATGCCGCCATGGATGCGGAGGCTCGTCGCCGTGCCGGCATCAGTGATGGTTTGCTGCGCTTATCGATTGGCATTGAAGACGCCGAAGATCTTTGTGGCGCGCTGGAAGATGCTCTAGACGTCGTGTTTGAAACTCGGGAATTTGCTCGGCGCAAAACACGCCAAGTGCTAAATACTTAA